Genomic window (Sphingobacteriales bacterium):
CGTGCATCCAGCTTACGAACAATTTTATGCTCATCAAACCAATCGGGAACAGTTGTTTCATCAAAAGTGGATAATTCCGCTGATTCAACAGCATCATCCCCGGCTAATTGTCTGATTTTGTTAATGATAATGCCCAATTCCACTCCGCCTATCATGGCAGCTTGTTGAAGCGTAGTAACTTTA
Coding sequences:
- a CDS encoding DUF1858 domain-containing protein: MDKLIITPKTKIYDLLEAYPQVEDELIRLVPAFSKLKNPILRKTIAKVTTLQQAAMIGGVELGIIINKIRQLAGDDAVESAELSTFDETTVPDWFDEHKIVRKLDAR